The Mya arenaria isolate MELC-2E11 chromosome 15, ASM2691426v1 genomic sequence GTTATACCCAGATTCAGATTCAACAAACGCATGCctttaaaacttataatattcttcctaatatattgttttcattaaaaaaaaaacctaaaagGCATACCTATTAATTCATCGTTGTATGTTATTTGATGTACCGAACTTTAAATGTGCCGGCCGTGGTCTATTTTTCGAAGTAGCTGAGAGTGATCTGACAGGCCAATTGACACACCAacagaaaacaattaacaaCGCAAACAATTAAGaacaatatgaataaaacaatgataagaTTATAACAATGCTTGTGAACTCTTTTTTCAAGGTCCATGTGACGTACGTAACGGTGGATGCCAGCATTATTGCATTTCAAATGCGACAGAAGAGTGTGCTTGCAAAGTTGGGTATATTTTGTCCAACGAGAAGAACTGCACCACAAGAAAACTGGATTCCGAATATTTCATCATTCTTGACCAAATTCACGGACGTCTTTTTCAAGCGACCAAAACAGACTTTTCGTCAGAGGTGTATGCTGTGGACATACACACAGACAACGCTCCTGTGTCACTGGCGTTTGACAGTGACTCGTCTACGATTGCATGGGTTGATGAGTCGATTACCAGAACAGTGAAAGTCAAGAAGCTTGGACAAAATGATGAAAGAATTGTCGAATTTAGTAAGAAATATTCATGTAATGGAttgatatacatatttgtacaaAGTATTAATTAAACATGACGCAGATTGTCATCAACTATTCAATTCACCAAAAATCGgattgcatttctttaaaaataatttaaccaCAGGTTCGCATTATACAATGGTTAGtaaggttgtccggttagcgcactcgcttctcaccaaggcgaccttGTCTAAAAGGTGACCCTGGCTcgaagccggacaagtgggttttctccgggtactccagtttcccccgaaacatcgtgccaacgagagtgacttactataagctatcatagctttcttcacaatcgttgtaaaatattgaGGGGCGTTTCAATGAAGTTCTTAgtcttaaattgaaattatcttagtatCATAGTTCCATTACTCTGCTTCAAATTTGAGTGAAATGAGCtttaaccatcattaaaaatgAGCACAGAGATAAGGAAATAAGATCAATATGATGTATTACCATTAGTGCTCTTTATACAGATTCAAGATAATCgaagttacgactaaaatcctttaAACTAATGGTTAGTATAGAGACAAGCTCATAAGCTTAACATTTAACACAAAGCTAGTATAATGACACACGGCTAATGCCTAGCAAACATTGAACGAGAAACGACACAGTTAACAAACAATATAGACACACCACACGCACATATCATTATAAATGCATGTTCTGGTCACAGCCTTGGGACGGTTATCGAAACAAGAGTTCACAAAATGGCTAAGGTTTAATTCTAACCATGTTAAAATTATATGGGTCGtgaaaaaattatattatagaTTTTATTCAGTGATTAAATGTAATGGTGTTAAGCATGATTGCCGTCTTGTTGTTTTTGGGGAAACCTTACCCGCATACGCCTGAGTCGGGAATCAAACCTGGGAAACCTGGGAAGGTTTGATGCCAAGCGACTGTTCATACCACCGGACATCAAATATGGGGTCGGGGATGACCGctttaaactacatgtacatgtataaattaatgGATATCCCATTCCATACATCTAACAGTCAAACCCCgacaataaaacaaagtgaAGAGCTGCTCAAAGTGGCGTTATACTAATTTGTAAGCTATTTTCATTGGAAACACATTACATTTGGTTTTCGTTACAGATATGATGGAAAACGGTTATGTGGCTATTGACTCCTCTACCGGTAATGTCTACGTTTTGTcggcaaacaaaataaatgtgatcAACGAGAATGGAAAAGTACATGAACTTGTTGATGATTCGCTGACCGAAAACATAGAAATGAAGACTATCGCGCTGCTATCTTCACATGGGTTTgtacaacatatatttaatacagaTAATGTTAGACGATTTAGAATAGCAGAATATATAACGATATCTTACTCTTATAGGCTTATTAACGGGTTTAAGCGTGATATTTAATTATGTCTTCATACCTATGTCTTCTATTGTACATACAAGTGATAAAGAGCGATGTCTTAACTCTATCAAGTGTGCCGAAATAGCAGATACTTTAGTTACTAAgatacattttcagaaaaatggCCTGGATAGCCACACAGACTGGTAGATGGATGATCTTCTTGGCCAACATGGATAGAACCAACAGAAAACTAGCGATACAGTCTGAGAGTATGATTGACGATCTAATTTTCGATGTAGAAACAGGTAGTTATATCTGTACTACGAaattatgcaaataataatGCTGAATTATCCTGAGTTTTTAAAGCGGATCTTTAATGCGTTTATCGATCTAATGTGTTAACCAAATTAAATTATAGTAACGTTTTGAATTGCATATACTTAGAACATGGAAAGCATGCTACAAAAggtacatttaaacattttacctatAGTTCATAACGtgcaacaatattttttgaaaatatcgtTCAATGCAtaaaattacgcaaaattacaaataaatgtttaaacctGCTATACCTCTGTGCTGCAAAGGAACGATTTTAATGCCACTGGGGAATTGCGTTTTTTTctaaagtgtttttattttaagtatcaTACATTTGATTAGATTACTGTagctaattgtataaaactggataactctttggtttggttaaagttagccaaaatgttcattgattggtcaatatttatccaataattattaTCGtccaatcaaataatttaaatgtgaaaatagccaaaatataatgtatggATAACTTATCAgggttttatacaattgaccgCTGCTTTCTTACAAAAGGGCTTCAGAGACAAAACTAAGTCCAACGTAAGAACACAGCAGTCTCAATATGATCGAACTGTATTGAAGACAGTAATGTTTAATTGATTAATATCAACATACCAGAGTTAACcccaatatttattaataaacctGACGCATgcgtggtctgtctgtgttgtttgtacatgTTGCCCCCCGTCTCTTGGGTGCGACGTTTGTGCCTCTAgcaagttttctttttcattaaagTTATCGACTactgggcctgtccctgtagttttcattgagTTATTTATACTTTCAAAAATCAAGATTAAAGTATAATAACAAAAAGTCCGAATTTGAAGGTGACAGTCTTTATTGGTGTGAAGCTAAGACTGACAAGGTCGGAAGATATGCCATTGAGACAAGGCAGGAGAAAATGGTGTATTCCGATGGCGGACTGCAACCTATAGCGTTAGACGTGGCGGGGGAGTATGTTTACGTCGTCCCATACAGAGGAAGGTTTGGGCcaatataatgatttaatttcaaagcatttataAGTTCTAATTATTGACtacaactatttcataaatacatgtacatgtgtttttgccAATTTCGATTACTTAAGAATGCTTTTTTTACCGAATTAGATTTATTATCAGCCAATTTTagtttgtatgttttaatatagttttatttgaCAAACTTTAACTGCCAGGAATTTGATCTAGCAAATGCCAGAATCCGCTTTTTGATTTAATAGATAAATACTTAATGCAGCAGTGTTATCCTTATAGGAGAATCGTACGAATGTCCAAGTCAGATGGAAGTGGGCAAAAGACTGTGTTTGAGAACCCTTTGCTTGGATCCCTTAACAACTTCTTCGTCTCTCACTCTGGTTAGAAAGCATCAGACcatcaccttagtgcaatagcGTAATAActgcatattaaaataaaagcagatattgagttcttgcattaAGGTCACGAAACCATCTACACAATGGTTATAACAACTGTATTTTTCAGTATTGACAATCAAAAGCTATTTTAAAGGCAGTCAAATGTAAACCTAATTTGTGAAACACTTCTTGTACTGAACTTTTGGTAATGTAATTATAAAggtaaaacctttaaagaaatctattaaataatataatattattttgtatatgaagCACATTTTGAAACGTTTAACTTCATACGGAATGTTCAGATTAATTCTACAGAgggaaaactaaataaattgtATGCAGTTGTATCAAATACTTCTGAAACATAGATCATCTAGATCTAAGCCATTTTTTTAATCTGATGTTTGGAAATAAGCCGAATTcgaatttgattttgaatttatgCGATACTTTTCCGTTgcatatatgtttgtttctaaacGGAGCTGGTTTCCTTTAAAGGCGTACACAATAAGTCGATGTCAAAtgcattatgtttaactcattcgACTAagtgatcaaaacaaaacacatttaatttctGTACAGATAAAATATAGGCCTTTATACATGGGATTTTCTGCTCAAGTTTCGGCTTCAAATACGGCAAGTATTTCGGTATGTGTACATCGATCTACGTTAACGGATAATACTAATAAAATAAACGATTATGTCTAACTTTTATCCTATGCAATATCATACAGGTCCGCTTTCTGTCCATTCCCAATGTGGTGAATGCAATGGTCAGTGTAGCGATATCTGCCTACCAGACGGAGTGGACGGGCGGACGTGCGCCTGTGATCTTGGAGATGAACTAAACGACGCTACCAACTGCAGGAAGTGTAATACACACTTATAATACAGTTGATGTGTAGATTGTGACTGCTTTTTTGCCTTTTTTACACCACCAAAACAGCTACATAATgaacctaaaatatattttagtagaATATTTGATCGTATAAGCTCTACAATTTTGGGAAACACTGATGTACTGCTTGaacttattcatatttaaaattttaaaccatCGTCGAATGTAGTTATTTTGTAACGTTTCTACCTAAATTTATTCACAAATATCGCCCTTGTTCTCCGCATTGATGAGTTTTGCAGTAAGGGATCCAGGCAATATAAGATCTGGGAGAATATTTCTCAAAACAGATGAACGCTCAGTGTAAGAAGTGTGTATATCTATTGATCGTACTGCCCTTACACTGCCTCTGGTGAAACTGAACGGGAGGAGGTGTCCATATCCGTCCTGAAGAAACGTTGCTTTAGACAGACGGAtgttttgtttgacaaatattAACTATTGAGTCTGTTGCTCTATTGCATTCGCCCTCGCAATTTTAGTTTGCAATTCTTCAGCCTCAAGATGTCCGGTAGTGGAGGAAGAATCGATATCCGTTTTGGATGACTGTTGCCCTGAACAACCAGACGCTCTGTGCAAGGTCACGTGTGCGGACGGATTCACGCAAGTCTCGCCCTACAAACTCAAATGCCAGCCTACAGGCTGGAATGCCTCGATCGAGGAATTATGTACGGGTAAGTTTTATctcacaattaaaaaaatgcaaaacgaaGACATAAAAGTGTGAcgtattttttatcacattacATTAAAGGGTTCTCTTAAATAGTTATTTTTCCTCTACTGGACATAGAGACCCATAGAAAAACAAAGGCAATCTTATTCACTGCAAAGTTACTTtcatataacttttttttaaatttattatatgaacTTACTATTATGAAAATCGTAGAAACCTTGATGAAGAtttggaatatatattttttttaacagaagGATCAAAGCCGCCGAACACTTGGCTAATGATTGGCATTGCGAGTTTCGCTTTGGTTTTAGTGGTTATTGCAGTCGTGGCCTTCATTATACACAGGAAAAGATCTTCTAAGTACGGTTACACACGTTATAAACACATATAGATAAATACACTAGagcaataataaaattgttcacGTAACATATACCACGACCTACCTGTCTATGTCAAAGTAACATAGCTGGACCTACCTGTCTGTATCGAAGTAACATACCTGGACCTACCTGTATGTATCGTAGTAACATACCTGGATCTACTTGTGTATCGTAATAACATACCTGGACCTACCTGTCTGTATCAAAGTAACATAGCTGGACCTACCTGTCTGTATCGTAGTAGCATACCTGCACCTACCTGTCTGTATCGTAGTAACCTACCTGAACCTACCTGTCTGTATCGTAGTAGCATACCTGGACCTACCTGTCTGTATCAAAGTAACATAGCTGGACCTACCTGTCTGTATCGTAGTAGCATACCTGCACTTACCTGTCTGTATCGAAGTAACATACCTGAACCTACCTGTCTGTATCGTAGTAGCATACCTGCACCTACCTGTCTGTATCGAAGTAACATACCTGAACCTACCTGTCTGTATCGTAGTAGCATACCTGCACCTACCTGTCTGTATCGTAGTAACATACCTGAACCTACCTGTCTGTATCGTAGTAGCATACCTGGACCTACCTGTCTGTATCAAAGTAACATAGCTGGACCTACCTGTCTGTATCGTAGTAGCATACCTGAACCTACCTGTCTGTATCGTATTAACATACCTGAACCTACCTGTCTGTATCGTAGTAGCATACCTGAACCTACCTGTCTGTATCGTAGTAGCATACCTGAACCTACCTGTCTGTATCGTAGTAACATACCTGAACCTACCTGTATGTATCGTAGTAGCATACCTGAACCTACCTGTCTGTATCGTAGTAGCATACCTGCACCTACCTGTCTGTATCGTAGTAACATACCTGAACCTACCTGTCTGTATCGTAGTAGCATACCTGAACCTACCTGTCTGTTTCGTAATAGCATACCTGAACCTACCTGTCTGTATCGTAGTAACATACCTGAACCTACCTGTCTGTATTGTAGTAGCATACCTGTACCTACCTGTCTGTATCGTAGTAACATACCTGAACCTACCTGTCTGTATCGTAGTAGCATACCTGAACCTACCTGTCTGTATCAAAGTAGCATACCTGAACCTACCTGTCTGTATCGTAGTAGCATACCTGCACCTACCTGTCTGTATCGTAGTAACATACCTGAACCTACCTGTCTGTATCGTAGTAGCATACCTGCACCTACCTGTCTGTATCGAAGTAACATACCTGGACCTACCTGTCTGTATCGTAGTGGCATACCTGGACCTACCTGTCTGTGTCAAAGTAACATAGCTGGACCTACCTGTCTGTATCAAAGTAACATAGCTGGACCTACCTGTCTGTATCGTAGTAATAAACCTCGACCTTCCTGTCTGTATCGTAGTAATATACCTGGACCTTCCTTTCTGTACCACAGTaacatttatctataaaataatTGAGTGAAACAACATGGAAACATCGAACGACATgacattattttagaattatttcGTCCAAGGCTCAGTTTCTTTGTTATTCATTTACGAGGGCCATTCAAAAATATACGTAGACTTTCTTAATATCATATCAAGTTGCTGACATCTTACTATCTTATTATCTTATGTTTGGTGAGATTATAGATTAAGACAGTATTTTAAAGTAACTGCAAGcataatcaaaatgaattaacattttagtttttttttatgtttatttaaacaataataagcTACGTAGAAGCATGTCaatatttcagtgtttaaacatatacatgcgATGATGCTACCAAACtttgtattatttgtaaaacgaaaacaaatatatgaaccATTTTTTTGAGAATCAAGCTTTTATTACCGAAGTGAGAGATAAGAATGAATGACGTCGAAATGTGAACGGAACATATGTTCGACATAAGCAAAACGACACCCCCAGATGTAATTTGAATAACACGATATAACGACGAAACATGCATACTTTATATGCAAACATGCTTAATAATTCAGAGATACTGCAGCATGTATCGTTGTACCAGTTGTTAAGACATCTGTGTCTCCGCAGTAAAAATCTAAttgatataaaagaaaacaaattcgTGCTGCACAATAACCAAAAagatatgaacattttatgcTATCAGTATAATTATAACTATCACCATTATTAGATATGCCTTGCACAGTGTCTTCATTTTATTCTAATTATCTAAGTACCTATTTTGTTACAATGATTAACGAAATAAGTCATGTATGCAATagtgtatatatgtaattaATATTGTTAAGATATTCAAGATTTgaatcaatcaaaatataacGAAAGCCATCTAGTCGTATTTCGATTGAATATTACGCTTACGACGGGTCCGTCAATGCCATCCTGAACTGATATATgttccatatttatttatattttaaccattatttgttttattttaaaggttcGACCGTCTCGATGAACAATACGTAGTTGCGTATCGTCATGATATTTTGGCCTATGATAGTGACCATGTTTACGACCCGGCGAACGCGATTGCTCGCAACAAAAGTGCAGATAGAAATTCAAGGTACTGACGTACgaataattacaattttaattcGTGAAACAAATACCGAAACACTTCAATAATATTTTCCcagaaaatcagaaaacaaaataattaaataatatagaataacaatataaaatgtatgtagatttttatatacaatgcaATGACCATCGTTTCAGAGTGCAGAGCGAATGCTATGCTGATCTAGACGAGACAGTGATTTTGGCAGAAAGTGTGGATCTTCCAACGAAACACGAAAAACAAAGCAGGGGCAGAAATGACTACCATCCTTTCCCTACATCGCAGATAGTACCTCCAAACCTACCCGACCGAGAAAAAACCGCTCCGTTAATGGATGTCCAAAAAAGTCTATCGAAAGGGTTGTCCTATGTGTCGTTTGATTCAAATGTCTATGACATTTCAATTGATGATCAGTATGACCGACTTGGATCAAACAGATTGTCGAGGTCTCTAAAAGTAGCCTCTGGTTATGGTTCTACACAAAACGTATCCATGCGTGGACAATCTATTAACGAAGGACCTGCAAATCCCCAAAATCATTATTCCACACTATTAAAGTACAAGAAAGATAATGAGTTCTCTGCGTTTGCGAATGACAAtgaaggtttttctaataagcAATCCGCTTCTTTCGTCAATCCTTCGTTTGAAGACGATGAATGCACTTGTGGAGTAGTAGAATTCACAGAAGAGTCATCTGTTCCACATCAAGCTAATTTTGTGATCAATGGCGGCGAAACCGAATTCAACGACGAGACTGATTATATGGAGGCAAGTGACAGCAAGGACATGGAATATTTGAGCAACGAGAAACGATGGAGGCGTAAAAATACTTATCATCCGTTTCCAGGTCCTCTTGATAATTCAACTAGTGAAGAACAGTCTTTCAAGAAACAAAATTCAAGATCGGGTAACGACTGTCAGCAACGCAATGATTTGCCAGTCATTGATGAAAAAACAGGAAGCAACAGGGGACAAAATGTTTATCATCCATTTCCCAGTTCTGAAGATCTCTCTCGTGATTTATCTACCGAAGGAACGGAGTTCCATGTAAACGCCACAATTGCAACAGGTGTAAATCATGTGAAAGAGATTGAAACTGACGATTATATGAAGCCACTAGATTATCAGCATGGGATGgttaaagaaacaaaacttCTTGAGCGAAGGTTACAGAATCATGACCGATCACACAACCACTATCACCCTTTCCCATCATCTGAATGTTTATCGACTTTCTCACCTGATAATGACCCAGATAGTAATTACGAAAACCCTAATTTTGTGGAAGATGATAACTTAACAGAACGACACGGCGGGGAAGCAGGCAAGCCTCACAAATTTAGCGACCCATCAACTGTTGATATACAGCGTGTACTTGACAGTATGCATCCCGCTTGCCAAAAACCTGACTGTTCATCAAACGTAGATGCAGCAGATAATATCAGAATTTCAAAGCATGACAGCAATTACCAGCTTCCCGATGACTATTTTGACGGATATGTTGAGGATAACTTGCATCCACCTAGCATCCCagattcaaaaaataatttgacaattcaAAATCATTCGCATGAAACGAACAGCATGATTCCAAGAGAAAACGTACGTTGTAATGAATCCCCGCAAAATGCTAAGGACTTAGGTCTTAATCCGATAAGTAAAAGATGTGTTCCTGTAGGTGAAAGTTTCTCACTAAAATCACAGTCGTCCGCTGACTATTTAGATATGACAGTTATCGAACAAGGACGTTTCTCCAATGTCAATGAGCATATTCAACCtggtaacaaacaaataaaaggaCACAAAAGACAAAATCATAAACAAGTTTACCTTTcagatgatgatgacgatgactaTTTAACACCAGTTCCTGGTGGAAAAACGGGCACTAAAGCAGAAAACAtcgattcaaatattttttcagatgAAGGATCAGACGATTATTTGACACTCGTAGTTAACACAGAAGCTAGAGATGGAAAGGGCATTGAAATGCAACAGCATATTGACCATAAGCACCaaaacaattctaaaaataaagtGGCGAAAAATTCAAATATGACTGACAAAACTAATGATTACATACCTATGGATAAATACAGATTAGAAACGGAACCTGAATTCAAAGCTAATGCTGCAGCCGAGAGAGAAAATATTATTccaatgaaacaaaacatacatgatatcAAACATTACCAAGAAGGTTACTCGTGTTTGGAGAATAACAAAAAATCAAGCGATGATGATTATTTCGCAATGGATCGATTCAGAGCAAAGACATATCATAATCCGAAACTGATGCATTCTTTAGCAGCGGATAATGAAAACGTCGAGAGAGAGAATGGTGCTTCAGTTGGTCATAATGAAAATGTCGATGGAAAGTGGTGTATTTCAACGAACAAAAGAAAGGCAGAAATGGGGCCTTTCCAAAATCAAAATTCCTACATGGAAGCAGAGGCTGCCCATGATGAAATGGATGATTATTTACCGATGAAAACCTCAATATCAGAAACCGACGATAACAGAGGGGACGATTATTTACCTATGAACAGTTCAAAAGCAGAAGCCGATAATAACGAAGGGGACGATTATTTACCGATGAAGGGTTTAAAAGCAAAAGCCGATGGTAACGAAGGGGACGATTATTTACCGATGAACAAATTCGAATCGCAAGCTGATGAAAACGAAGGGGACGATTATTTACCGATGAATAGTTCAAAAGCAAAAGCCGATGATAATGAAGGGGACGATTATTTACTGATGAACAGGTCAAAAGCGAAAGCCGATGCTAACGAAGGGGACGATTATTTACCGATGAACAGCTTAAAAGCAGAAGCTGATGCTAACGAAGGGGACGATTATTTGCCAATGAACAGCTTAAAAGCAGATGCCGACAATAACGAAGGGGACGATTATTTACCGATGAACGGTTTAAAAGCAGATGCCGACAACAACAAAGGAGACGATTATTTACCGATGAACAGGTCAAAAGCAGAAGCCGATGCTAACGAAGGGGACGATTATTTACCGATGGACGGTTTAAAAGCAGAAGCCGCAAATAACGAAGGAGACGATTATTTACCGATGAAGGGTTTAAAAGCAGAAGCCGATGCTGACGAAGGGGACGATTATTTACCGATGAACAGGTCAAAAGCAGAAGCCGATGCTAACGAATGGGACGATTATTTACCTATGGACGGTTTAAAAGCAGAAGCCGCAAATAACGAAGGAGACGATTATTTACCGATGAAGGGTTTAAAAGCAGAAGCCGATGCTGACGAAGGAGACGATTATTTACCGATGAACAGGTCAAAAGCAGAAGCCGATGCTAACGAAGGGGACGATTATTTACCGATGGACGGTTTAAAAGCAGAAGCCGCAAATAACGAAGGAGACGATTATTTACCGATGAAGGGTTTAAAAGCAGAAGCCGATGCTGACGAAGGGGACGATTATTTACCGATGAACAGGTCAAAAGCAGAAGCTGATGCTAACGAATGGGACGATTATTTACCTATGGACGGTTTAAAAGCAGAAGCCGCAAATAACGAAGGAGACGATTACTTACCGATGAAGGGTTTAAAAGCAGAAGCCGATGGTAACGAAGGGGACGATTATTTACCGATGAATAGTTCAAAAGCAAAAGCCGATGATAACGCAGGGGACGATTATTTACCGATGAACAGCTTAAAAGCAGAAGCTGATGCTAACGAAGGGGACGATTACTTACCGATGGACGGTTTAAAAGCAGAAGCCGCAAATAACGAAGGGGACGATTACTTACCAATGAAGGGTTTAAAAGCAGAAACCGACAATAACGAAGGGGACGATTATTTACCAATGAAGGATTTAAAAGCAGAAGCCGACAATAACGAAGGGGAAGATTATTTACCAATGAAGGTTTTAAAAGCAGAAGCCGACAATAACGAAGGGGACGATTATTTACCGATGAATGGTTTAAAAGCAGAAGCCGACAATAACGAAGGGGACGATTATTTACCGATGAATGGTTTAAAAGCAGAAGCCGACAATAACGAAGGGGACGATTATTTACCAATGAAGGATTTAAAAGCAGAAGCCGACAATAACGAAAGGGACGATTATTTACCAATGAAGGATTTAAAAGCAGAAGCCGACAATAACGAAGGGGACGATTATTTACCGATGAAGGGTTTAAAAGCAGAAACCGACTATAACGAAAGGGACGATTATTTACCGATGAATGGTTCAAACGCAGAATCCAATGCTTACGAAGGGGGTGATTATTTACCGATGAAGGGTTTAAAATCAGAAGCCGATGCTAACGAAGGGGACGATTATCTACCGATGAACGGTTTAAAAGCAGAAGCCGATGCGAACGAAGGGGACGATTATTTACCGATGTACGGTTTAAAAGCAGAAGCCAATACCAACTAAGGGGACGACTGTTTACCAATGAAGGGTTTAAAGACAAAAGCCAATATTAACGAAGGGGACGATTATTTACCAATGAACGGTTTAAAAGGAGGAGCCAATCTTAACGAAGGGGACGATTATCTACCCATGAACGGTTTAAAAGAAGGAGCCGATGCTAACGAAGGGGACGATTATTTACCAATGAACGGTTTAAAAACAGAGAAAGAATCCAGAAAGCCTTACGTTAAAACGAAATGCCCTACAGAGGACTCTGAGGATTCAAATGACTGTAGTAATTACCTATCAATGGATCAATATAATGCACACTGTTGAATACCTTACACTTTGTTTTGGAAAAGGGATCTGATTAGTTTTTGCACCAGGGACATCAACTGCGAGCTTATGTGCTTGACGAATCAGCGATCTATGATAACGTAATTCAAACATCATACCTTAGCATTCGAAGGTGAATGTTTTATGACCTGTTTTCTATCATATAAACTAGAAATAAAccaattatgtttgttttattgaaaacgtACGTATTAATCGTATTTCAGCTGTAATTTAATCATACAGCTAAGCCTATCTTGTGTAAATATGGAGTTTTCACTATATTTAAACGTGTACAATTACTATTATGGAAGTCAAGTGCTCATTTGTGAAGATAAAATTTCTATAACAATTATGTGTCTCGTAAAGTGGTTATATGGCCTTGTTCCATGTGCCTTAAATACCATGATTTCGGTCAAATGTTCTTGGCTTGatcttaatttttattattttacttgtaTCTAATTCTCATGTATACATTCA encodes the following:
- the LOC128219862 gene encoding uncharacterized protein LOC128219862, yielding MAKELIISTILWAICISCTVGIDDKALVWTSKSSETYLTDKLNEWVEDTDYPWTIYSMNMSKLSMGYGLAVDTHTGHAIISDPGNNLLVIVDLNKELAAFFYVGTSKGVGQVTIDWRARNVYWTDAGFGWIAMKALPKNITSHNSLDTRMKVIVDHQLETPTGIVVHPHKYYLFWADAGKHPKIERSDMTGNGRIVIVWQGLITPRALAIDNQGDKLFWTDEDRETIEFCNFDGTGRNILISNGLQYYGIDVYQSYVFYSAFYRETANTTYTGYIHTTNWKDQSHRVLQNKTLYHVAVYDRASQPRDPLGERCENAYTNCSQICIHEDDNGNTACLCLDGYDLDRFQGRACYDGGYNVERHLLFTNSHSICAIAINAFTAHDSIKGFPYNCSVIRGSYGEITRFSIDTAGRNIFFTNSTHILMQTPFLSEKRTVYSSNGTKITDMDFDWLTRTLYWIESDSSALHFIKPYSTETSIKLKKLRENGQLTNLAVDPLNRKIYFVVRSRDDSFELNVYDAATETVTTVEVNNLRRPTDLEYDRLQERLVWNDDGGFIGFLALGDRKQIPKVETNGGKKRHAITPYKQFIFSSTEEAKRQFDVLYEGDQSMIYTSFSSIYDTFVHDMHVYDKTLQPSETGPCDVRNGGCQHYCISNATEECACKVGYILSNEKNCTTRKLDSEYFIILDQIHGRLFQATKTDFSSEVYAVDIHTDNAPVSLAFDSDSSTIAWVDESITRTVKVKKLGQNDERIVEFNMMENGYVAIDSSTGNVYVLSANKINVINENGKVHELVDDSLTENIEMKTIALLSSHGKMAWIATQTGRWMIFLANMDRTNRKLAIQSESMIDDLIFDVETGDSLYWCEAKTDKVGRYAIETRQEKMVYSDGGLQPIALDVAGEYVYVVPYRGRRIVRMSKSDGSGQKTVFENPLLGSLNNFFVSHSGPLSVHSQCGECNGQCSDICLPDGVDGRTCACDLGDELNDATNCRKSSRCPVVEEESISVLDDCCPEQPDALCKVTCADGFTQVSPYKLKCQPTGWNASIEELCTEGSKPPNTWLMIGIASFALVLVVIAVVAFIIHRKRSSKFDRLDEQYVVAYRHDILAYDSDHVYDPANAIARNKSADRNSRVQSECYADLDETVILAESVDLPTKHEKQSRGRNDYHPFPTSQIVPPNLPDREKTAPLMDVQKSLSKGLSYVSFDSNVYDISIDDQYDRLGSNRLSRSLKVASGYGSTQNVSMRGQSINEGPANPQNHYSTLLKYKKDNEFSAFANDNEGFSNKQSASFVNPSFEDDECTCGVVEFTEESSVPHQANFVINGGETEFNDETDYMEASDSKDMEYLSNEKRWRRKNTYHPFPGPLDNSTSEEQSFKKQNSRSGNDCQQRNDLPVIDEKTGSNRGQNVYHPFPSSEDLSRDLSTEGTEFHVNATIATGVNHVKEIETDDYMKPLDYQHGMVKETKLLERRLQNHDRSHNHYHPFPSSECLSTFSPDNDPDSNYENPNFVEDDNLTERHGGEAGKPHKFSDPSTVDIQRVLDSMHPACQKPDCSSNVDAADNIRISKHDSNYQLPDDYFDGYVEDNLHPPSIPDSKNNLTIQNHSHETNSMIPRENVRCNESPQNAKDLGLNPISKRCVPVGESFSLKSQSSADYLDMTVIEQGRFSNVNEHIQPGNKQIKGHKRQNHKQVYLSDDDDDDYLTPVPGGKTGTKAENIDSNIFSDEGSDDYLTLVVNTEARDGKGIEMQQHIDHKHQNNSKNKVAKNSNMTDKTNDYIPMDKYRLETEPEFKANAAAERENIIPMKQNIHDIKHYQEGYSCLENNKKSSDDDYFAMDRFRAKTYHNPKLMHSLAADNENVERENGASVGHNENVDGKWCISTNKRKAEMGPFQNQNSYMEAEAAHDEMDDYLPMKTSISETDDNRGDDYLPMNSSKAEADNNEGDDYLPMKGLKAKADGNEGDDYLPMNKFESQADENEGDDYLPMNSSKAKADDNEGDDYLLMNRSKAKADANEGDDYLPMNSLKAEADANEGDDYLPMNSLKADADNNEGDDYLPMNGLKADADNNKGDDYLPMNRSKAEADANEGDDYLPMDGLKAEAANNEGDDYLPMKGLKAEADADEGDDYLPMNRSKAEADANEWDDYLPMDGLKAEAANNEGDDYLPMKGLKAEADADEGDDYLPMNRSKAEADANEGDDYLPMDGLKAEAANNEGDDYLPMKGLKAEADADEGDDYLPMNRSKAEADANEWDDYLPMDGLKAEAANNEGDDYLPMKGLKAEADGNEGDDYLPMNSSKAKADDNAGDDYLPMNSLKAEADANEGDDYLPMDGLKAEAANNEGDDYLPMKGLKAETDNNEGDDYLPMKDLKAEADNNEGEDYLPMKVLKAEADNNEGDDYLPMNGLKAEADNNEGDDYLPMNGLKAEADNNEGDDYLPMKDLKAEADNNERDDYLPMKDLKAEADNNEGDDYLPMKGLKAETDYNERDDYLPMNGSNAESNAYEGGDYLPMKGLKSEADANEGDDYLPMNGLKAEADANEGDDYLPMYGLKAEANTN